The Halococcus sediminicola genome includes a region encoding these proteins:
- the tbsP gene encoding transcriptional regulator TbsP has translation MTTASHSIETSVSKSLRALLDGEVGEILAVNFSEQATSGLVEVLSESEESPEVRLLVREDVLKWLREDFVLASTAAELIEAEMLEIRAATEELENTLLVTDETVVSVVTSEGLVGALGTDDAEFVEAARERWYSAWESSEEFDLRTPARSRVEQSLGEEFGSEVESDFRVVLDSLGSTRDETVLDEVGVSLLVAARHEKMLYDISKWGEDTGVASKATFSRTKTRLEERGLIETEKVPIDVGRPRLRLLVGDDRLREADIDELPSVVRELPSAVPA, from the coding sequence ATGACCACAGCATCACACAGCATAGAGACGTCCGTTAGTAAGAGTCTTCGCGCCCTTCTCGATGGAGAGGTTGGGGAGATTCTCGCGGTCAACTTCAGCGAACAGGCAACGAGTGGGCTCGTCGAGGTACTCTCCGAGAGTGAAGAGTCACCGGAAGTACGCTTGCTCGTTAGAGAAGACGTGCTGAAATGGCTCCGGGAGGATTTCGTGCTGGCGAGCACGGCAGCGGAGTTGATCGAAGCAGAGATGCTCGAAATACGGGCCGCCACAGAGGAGTTAGAGAATACGCTGTTAGTGACCGACGAGACGGTGGTATCGGTTGTCACATCGGAAGGACTCGTCGGTGCACTCGGGACTGACGATGCGGAGTTCGTCGAGGCGGCCCGCGAGCGCTGGTACAGCGCGTGGGAGAGCAGCGAGGAGTTCGATTTGCGGACGCCAGCGCGCTCGCGTGTCGAGCAGTCGCTTGGCGAGGAGTTCGGCTCAGAGGTCGAATCGGACTTCCGGGTGGTACTGGACTCGCTCGGGAGTACGCGCGATGAGACCGTTCTGGACGAGGTAGGGGTGAGTTTACTCGTGGCAGCCAGACATGAGAAGATGTTGTACGACATTTCGAAATGGGGCGAGGACACCGGCGTGGCGAGCAAGGCGACGTTTTCGCGGACGAAAACCCGCCTCGAAGAGCGAGGGTTGATTGAGACCGAGAAAGTGCCGATCGACGTTGGGCGGCCACGGTTGCGCTTGCTGGTGGGCGATGATCGGCTGCGTGAAGCGGATATCGACGAGTTGCCGAGTGTGGTGCGGGAGCTACCTTCGGCGGTTCCGGCCTAA
- a CDS encoding helix-hairpin-helix domain-containing protein: MSDDATNPNSNSQQRGSDGGIEQPANETVPGRIARLPGVRSMPVIGAGRPTSGEDHIPLQDAVRGEYAIRRDDGTYIGVIEVEPANMATVDDSEWEAQVERLSSVLMSNTNGSVQIYSPMRSVDYGDRHETYSEQAQERHLTGDTTNSKALADIAQERAKNVSLHEQTTLSRTHYVIVSVSELDTTARFTEDRGGLATVPVVGSMVKQHEREQKDDAAHARAMCDKLTTRVEQMASAIRGMEGVSATPLSSTKATQVIDDHYGRGDAFAYDDYASLVRQAPLVYGDEDDPEYPIAHEHEQVEGDATGGRAVADDGAQARYQPGVSPPDRTTADVVRDEPDALADHYKSLLAAKFDTTDPGHVRIDDRTLTSTIAVRNWPRVPTYGMFSHILASSKPGVEVILSVQAERDETDDMDQKVLSLEQKWKKAEEKESFTRDRDRQKYETAKDINETRKAPNKAMFEVAAYITVKSDVTAAPSNEDRVEWHNDTVASVKRKLQEKPANAGGVRVDHNQMNGLHSSAPIAKDVIGETALMKDMGLASVYPWHAKNLTEPNGVVVGKHRERDEPTVLDIYNRPTGYNIGIFGTIGSGKTTSLKQLLTRRKLRNPETTIVVIDPLQDFAGLTKLFDGERIVIGGDTAINPFHIEPTPEDVLRDIGREIPFKTAVRQAKAFVETYYQLEGMNYENRKGTWEKAIKLAYKWAGITEDPDTHDRKSPTVMTAIWFIRDMARNPGNYVDDALENVESAKKNREQTAVEILNNDIEPLLEGGEYHNLTQQTDITDIENTGFLYLDLQQYDSDREAGGLMMQLLISQVYEQAKTSANPTVTAFDEAHYMFSNTADLRFLRQIVRHSRHYDLSMIFSTQQMGDFFEEREDEGETVKESAKDIIDNTSMTLFHYLKEMNSTWGKAFDLSEAEQKFIKDAEPGEREIGYAEALLQIDREGCFPLRVEMDEDVNPREFALYRYDPQKHGEDMAAYLRHHDDVCNWRWASESGFRPELADETEPDSEPSTQPAQSDEGDGTDDEREAGPSDPEATEGDERATGSIDDAERRADASGIRSAEEVIAQTGAADRKQSDKPTDELTLGDIHGTVDAPVAASLRDAGFESVEAVYGADNSALADVEGFDPTKAAWLQRNAARTLGWSEDLIEDPESAETNERQQQKDESSDENANGETKDGAQPALTDIKHIGEDRAATLREASFESVGDVASAECDELTVVGGVGPTRAEQLIESASDLLAEWPAKDKISAGESRSE, encoded by the coding sequence ATGAGTGATGACGCTACGAATCCAAACTCGAACTCGCAGCAGCGCGGTAGCGACGGCGGTATCGAGCAGCCGGCCAACGAGACGGTTCCGGGGAGAATCGCCCGGCTCCCGGGCGTGCGCTCGATGCCGGTCATTGGTGCCGGGCGACCAACGTCCGGCGAGGATCACATCCCACTTCAGGACGCCGTTCGCGGCGAGTACGCCATCCGACGCGACGACGGGACGTATATCGGGGTCATCGAGGTCGAGCCGGCGAACATGGCGACCGTCGACGATAGCGAGTGGGAGGCGCAGGTCGAGCGCTTATCAAGCGTCCTAATGTCGAACACGAACGGCTCGGTCCAGATTTACTCTCCGATGCGCTCAGTCGACTACGGTGACCGCCACGAGACCTACAGCGAGCAGGCCCAAGAGCGCCATCTCACCGGCGATACGACCAACAGCAAAGCTCTCGCGGACATCGCCCAAGAGCGCGCGAAGAACGTCAGCCTCCACGAACAGACCACGCTCTCGCGCACGCACTACGTCATCGTCTCGGTTTCGGAGCTGGATACGACCGCACGATTCACCGAAGATCGCGGCGGGCTAGCGACGGTGCCCGTCGTCGGGTCGATGGTTAAACAGCACGAGCGCGAACAGAAAGACGACGCCGCTCACGCGCGAGCGATGTGCGATAAGCTCACCACGCGCGTCGAGCAGATGGCATCGGCGATTCGTGGAATGGAGGGCGTCTCGGCGACACCGCTCTCCTCGACGAAGGCGACGCAGGTCATCGACGACCACTACGGCCGCGGCGATGCCTTCGCCTACGACGACTACGCCAGCCTCGTCCGACAGGCTCCGCTCGTCTACGGTGACGAGGATGACCCCGAGTACCCAATCGCCCACGAACATGAGCAGGTCGAAGGCGACGCCACGGGCGGGCGTGCAGTCGCTGACGACGGCGCGCAGGCCCGATACCAGCCCGGCGTCTCGCCGCCCGATCGGACGACCGCCGACGTCGTGCGCGACGAGCCGGATGCGCTCGCCGATCACTACAAGTCGCTACTCGCGGCGAAGTTCGACACTACCGACCCCGGCCATGTCCGCATCGACGACCGGACGCTCACCAGTACCATCGCCGTTCGCAATTGGCCGCGCGTGCCGACCTACGGGATGTTCAGCCACATTCTGGCGTCCTCGAAGCCGGGCGTCGAGGTCATCCTCTCGGTGCAGGCCGAGCGCGACGAGACCGACGACATGGACCAGAAGGTGCTCTCGCTTGAGCAGAAGTGGAAGAAGGCGGAGGAAAAGGAGTCGTTCACCCGCGACCGCGATCGCCAGAAATACGAGACGGCGAAGGACATCAACGAGACCCGGAAGGCCCCGAACAAGGCGATGTTCGAAGTCGCGGCCTACATCACGGTCAAATCCGACGTCACCGCCGCACCCAGCAACGAGGACCGCGTAGAGTGGCACAACGACACGGTGGCGAGCGTCAAGCGCAAGCTCCAGGAAAAGCCGGCGAACGCCGGCGGGGTGCGCGTCGACCACAACCAGATGAACGGGCTGCACTCTTCGGCCCCGATAGCGAAAGACGTCATCGGCGAGACGGCGCTCATGAAGGACATGGGCCTCGCGTCGGTCTATCCGTGGCACGCGAAGAATCTCACCGAGCCGAACGGCGTGGTCGTCGGCAAGCACCGCGAGCGCGACGAGCCGACGGTGCTCGACATCTACAACCGGCCGACGGGCTACAACATCGGCATCTTCGGCACCATTGGCAGCGGGAAGACGACCTCGCTCAAGCAGTTGCTCACACGGCGAAAACTCCGCAACCCCGAGACCACTATCGTTGTCATCGACCCGTTGCAGGATTTCGCCGGACTCACCAAACTGTTCGACGGTGAGCGCATCGTCATCGGCGGCGACACGGCCATTAATCCCTTCCACATCGAGCCGACGCCCGAGGACGTGCTACGGGACATCGGCCGCGAGATACCGTTCAAGACGGCCGTCCGGCAGGCGAAAGCGTTCGTCGAGACCTACTACCAGCTGGAGGGGATGAACTACGAGAACCGTAAGGGTACGTGGGAGAAGGCCATCAAGCTCGCCTACAAGTGGGCGGGCATCACCGAAGATCCCGACACCCACGACCGAAAGAGTCCAACGGTCATGACCGCCATCTGGTTCATCCGCGACATGGCCCGTAACCCCGGCAACTACGTCGACGACGCGCTCGAAAACGTCGAATCGGCGAAGAAAAACCGGGAACAAACCGCGGTCGAGATTCTCAACAACGACATCGAGCCACTACTGGAGGGCGGCGAGTACCACAACCTCACCCAGCAGACCGACATCACGGACATTGAGAACACCGGCTTCCTGTATCTCGACCTCCAGCAGTACGATTCGGACCGCGAGGCCGGCGGGCTGATGATGCAACTGCTGATTTCGCAGGTCTACGAGCAAGCGAAAACATCGGCGAACCCGACCGTGACGGCCTTCGACGAGGCTCACTACATGTTCTCGAACACGGCCGACCTGCGCTTCCTGCGCCAGATCGTTCGCCACTCCCGGCATTACGACCTCTCGATGATATTCAGCACCCAGCAGATGGGCGATTTCTTTGAGGAGCGCGAAGACGAGGGTGAGACGGTCAAAGAGTCGGCGAAGGACATCATCGACAACACCTCGATGACACTCTTTCACTACCTGAAAGAGATGAACAGCACATGGGGCAAAGCATTCGACCTCAGTGAGGCCGAACAGAAGTTCATCAAGGACGCCGAGCCAGGCGAGCGCGAAATCGGCTACGCCGAGGCGCTCCTACAGATCGACCGTGAGGGCTGCTTCCCGCTGCGTGTCGAGATGGACGAGGACGTGAACCCGCGCGAGTTCGCTCTCTATCGTTACGATCCGCAGAAACACGGCGAGGACATGGCCGCCTACCTTCGCCATCACGACGACGTGTGTAACTGGCGCTGGGCGAGCGAATCGGGCTTCCGGCCGGAGTTGGCGGACGAAACGGAACCGGATTCGGAACCATCCACACAGCCCGCTCAGAGCGACGAGGGCGACGGCACGGACGACGAAAGGGAGGCTGGGCCATCGGACCCAGAAGCCACTGAGGGTGATGAGCGAGCCACTGGGAGCATAGATGACGCCGAGAGGCGAGCCGACGCGAGCGGCATCAGGAGCGCCGAAGAGGTCATCGCACAGACCGGCGCAGCGGACAGAAAGCAGTCGGACAAGCCAACGGATGAACTGACGCTCGGTGACATCCACGGCACCGTTGACGCGCCCGTTGCCGCTTCGCTCCGCGACGCTGGCTTCGAAAGTGTCGAGGCAGTCTATGGGGCCGACAACAGCGCGCTCGCTGACGTCGAGGGCTTCGACCCCACTAAGGCCGCGTGGCTCCAACGGAACGCAGCACGGACACTCGGGTGGTCCGAGGATCTCATCGAGGATCCAGAGAGTGCGGAGACTAACGAACGCCAGCAACAAAAAGACGAATCGAGCGATGAGAATGCGAATGGAGAAACCAAGGACGGCGCTCAGCCCGCGCTGACGGACATCAAACACATTGGTGAGGACCGTGCAGCCACACTCCGCGAAGCCAGCTTCGAGTCGGTTGGCGACGTAGCAAGTGCCGAGTGCGACGAGCTGACCGTGGTTGGAGGCGTCGGCCCGACGCGCGCCGAGCAACTCATCGAGAGCGCAAGCGACCTTCTCGCCGAATGGCCGGCAAAAGATAAAATATCCGCCGGTGAGAGTCGAAGCGAATGA
- a CDS encoding metal-dependent hydrolase: protein MHRRGHIGITMLAYAPIAFFLLRERRLSLALLGLLGVIVVEPLPDNDMWIPGLSHRGTSHSLFAALVIGSVLGALGWAVGDQLGAFLAGLDPSAIGPFAAVFEIVGEQLRGLDERALATFGFAVGVFGVLGHLLGDVITVSGIKPLLPLSRWRLSLSSLRAKNTLANNTLLILGVGVLVLIAFITAPAGIAMPADVSPVGTAAGQSTNATNATIEFANQTSNGSNVTIKSVTLPEGGFIALHSSGYTTGAASAESSIIATSGYLDAGEHTNLTLPVDQAPWGNYPGLNRSQLNESAPLTMVAYRDTNNNERMDYVASVGANDTAYTINGSPVADSAGVSVPTKSPEQASVTVRNQTFQDDSLTIENATLPEGGYIVIHNDSYLPPESAPTESAVGITSYLEPGNYTNVDAPLIKGAVASDQTLVAVPYRDTNDNQRYDYVASDGFQDTAYENRTRNQTTVVNDTASIVVEEAESGSESMAGTETTERPANTSTPFLITNLSVSNRTAYVDDEIMVTAWVENPTNSRLEGELALATAGDTAETQDVALFPDESRAVTFEHSYDSAGEYVIKVGNRTERVRIAEEGAPLTTTAAPETNASANGSAKGAQSGGAIGLTSPPVLIAAALLLIGVGWYVKRQQNQNDF from the coding sequence ATGCACCGCCGCGGTCATATCGGAATAACGATGCTCGCGTACGCCCCTATCGCTTTCTTTCTCCTTCGTGAGCGCCGATTGAGTCTCGCTTTGCTGGGCTTATTAGGTGTGATCGTCGTCGAGCCGCTCCCAGACAACGATATGTGGATTCCTGGTCTCTCTCATCGTGGAACCAGCCACTCGCTGTTCGCAGCACTGGTAATCGGAAGCGTGCTCGGAGCGCTCGGCTGGGCCGTTGGCGACCAACTGGGCGCGTTCCTCGCCGGTCTCGACCCATCGGCGATCGGACCCTTCGCCGCTGTCTTCGAGATCGTCGGCGAGCAGCTGCGCGGACTCGACGAGCGTGCGCTCGCCACGTTCGGCTTTGCGGTCGGAGTCTTCGGTGTTCTCGGTCATCTGCTCGGCGACGTCATCACCGTTTCCGGCATCAAGCCACTCCTCCCGCTCTCACGCTGGCGTCTCTCGCTCAGTTCACTCCGCGCCAAGAACACGCTCGCGAACAACACGCTGCTCATCCTCGGTGTGGGGGTGCTCGTGCTCATCGCGTTCATAACTGCGCCGGCAGGCATCGCGATGCCTGCCGATGTCTCGCCGGTCGGAACCGCCGCTGGCCAGAGCACCAACGCGACGAACGCGACTATCGAGTTCGCAAACCAGACGTCTAACGGGTCGAACGTCACTATCAAGAGCGTAACGCTCCCCGAGGGCGGCTTCATTGCGCTTCACAGCAGCGGCTATACGACCGGAGCCGCGTCCGCAGAATCCTCGATTATCGCTACGTCAGGATATCTCGACGCGGGCGAGCACACGAACCTCACTCTCCCAGTTGACCAAGCACCGTGGGGCAACTATCCGGGCTTGAATCGTTCACAACTGAACGAATCGGCACCGCTGACGATGGTCGCCTACCGGGACACGAACAATAACGAGCGGATGGACTACGTCGCCTCAGTCGGCGCGAACGATACGGCCTACACCATCAATGGAAGCCCGGTTGCAGACTCGGCGGGCGTCAGCGTGCCGACCAAATCCCCCGAGCAAGCATCGGTGACCGTTCGTAACCAGACGTTTCAGGATGATTCGCTGACGATCGAGAACGCGACGCTCCCCGAGGGTGGATACATCGTCATCCACAACGACAGTTACCTCCCGCCGGAGAGCGCGCCCACCGAGAGCGCGGTCGGCATCACGTCATATCTCGAACCGGGCAACTACACCAACGTCGACGCCCCGCTGATTAAGGGCGCTGTCGCATCCGATCAGACGCTGGTCGCGGTGCCCTACCGAGACACGAACGACAACCAGCGCTACGATTACGTCGCCAGTGATGGCTTCCAAGACACAGCCTACGAGAACCGAACGCGAAACCAGACAACAGTCGTCAACGACACGGCCAGCATCGTCGTCGAGGAGGCTGAAAGCGGCTCCGAGAGCATGGCGGGTACGGAGACCACCGAACGCCCAGCCAATACCTCGACGCCGTTCCTCATCACGAACCTCTCGGTGAGCAACCGGACAGCGTACGTCGACGACGAAATCATGGTCACAGCATGGGTTGAAAATCCCACGAACAGCCGTCTCGAAGGCGAGCTCGCGCTCGCTACGGCTGGAGACACGGCCGAGACACAGGACGTTGCGCTCTTTCCGGACGAGAGCCGGGCCGTAACGTTCGAACATTCGTACGATTCGGCCGGCGAGTACGTCATCAAGGTCGGGAACCGGACCGAGCGCGTTCGCATCGCCGAAGAGGGCGCACCGCTGACCACGACCGCAGCCCCGGAGACGAACGCGAGCGCGAACGGGTCGGCGAAGGGTGCTCAGTCCGGCGGGGCAATCGGCCTTACCAGTCCGCCGGTCCTCATCGCGGCGGCGCTCCTGCTCATCGGGGTTGGCTGGTACGTCAAGCGCCAACAGAATCAGAACGATTTCTGA
- a CDS encoding non-histone chromosomal MC1 family protein — MASDKRNFVLREENGEETSVYSGQVPRQAALKAARKFDPAESEEQASRSQFRLREKGTKKLHNYEGWAWRSDAPDDKPDWMPETITEANVSKEGIEHLEEL; from the coding sequence ATGGCAAGCGACAAGCGAAACTTCGTTTTGCGCGAGGAGAACGGCGAGGAGACGAGCGTGTACTCGGGACAGGTACCACGACAGGCAGCGCTCAAAGCCGCTCGGAAATTCGACCCGGCAGAGAGCGAAGAACAGGCATCACGCAGTCAGTTCCGTCTCCGGGAGAAAGGAACGAAGAAACTGCACAACTACGAGGGGTGGGCGTGGCGCAGCGACGCCCCAGATGACAAACCCGACTGGATGCCTGAGACGATTACCGAAGCGAACGTCTCGAAAGAGGGTATCGAGCATCTTGAAGAATTGTAA
- a CDS encoding DUF6788 family protein, with product MCPRILHKATTIEPDPPDPPGRLPKYLAEGLPKQDSETLAETREYIEELLAWRERPVDEDDLPEAAEPVDESTHGQGTVVEEMVTCGDESCACMTDGEKHGPYLYRYYREGGTLTSEYLGKP from the coding sequence ATGTGCCCTCGAATTCTACATAAGGCAACCACGATCGAACCGGACCCACCAGATCCGCCGGGGCGGTTGCCGAAATACCTCGCCGAAGGCCTGCCTAAACAGGACAGCGAGACGCTTGCAGAGACCCGCGAGTACATCGAGGAGTTGCTCGCGTGGAGAGAGCGGCCGGTCGACGAGGACGATCTTCCTGAAGCAGCCGAGCCAGTCGACGAATCTACCCACGGGCAGGGAACAGTGGTCGAGGAGATGGTGACCTGTGGCGACGAGTCGTGTGCGTGCATGACCGACGGCGAAAAGCACGGGCCGTACCTCTACCGATATTATCGCGAGGGCGGGACGCTCACTTCGGAGTACCTCGGAAAACCGTGA
- a CDS encoding DUF7563 family protein — protein MPDCLNCGAVVTEQYVRVFAPTGMESVRVCPNCPDMVREGSEVREARSSRQ, from the coding sequence ATGCCCGACTGTCTGAATTGTGGTGCGGTCGTCACCGAACAGTACGTTCGCGTGTTCGCTCCCACGGGAATGGAATCAGTCCGCGTCTGTCCGAACTGCCCCGACATGGTTCGAGAGGGAAGCGAAGTGCGCGAGGCGAGATCGTCTCGACAGTGA
- a CDS encoding helix-turn-helix transcriptional regulator has product MYDLTGFQRDLLYAAAGQDEPKGLAIKDELDDYYETEVHHGRLYPNLDTLVEKGLIEKDQIDKRTNSYEVTQRGHREIEARREWEEQYVTVEAEA; this is encoded by the coding sequence ATGTATGATCTGACTGGCTTCCAGCGCGATCTGCTGTACGCTGCTGCCGGACAAGACGAGCCGAAAGGGCTGGCAATCAAGGACGAACTCGACGACTACTATGAGACAGAAGTCCACCATGGACGCCTCTACCCGAACCTCGATACACTCGTCGAGAAGGGACTTATCGAGAAGGACCAGATCGACAAGCGAACGAACTCCTACGAGGTCACCCAGCGAGGCCACCGCGAGATCGAAGCCCGCCGCGAGTGGGAAGAGCAGTACGTGACTGTTGAAGCCGAAGCCTGA
- the tbsP gene encoding transcriptional regulator TbsP, translated as MTIRSSQVRTSVDKNLRTILAEESGEIIAVDLDEDSTRELVEILAESDDPPKARLLVEEDVLKWVRDDFELASTAAELLESDILEVRAATDRLDGAVVVTGERVISLLTPDDEHSAALVTDDEEFVGTARNHRNDLWEGGEEFALRTPAYTRVLDSLGEEFSSEMVSEFRTVLESVGEMDDDELDEVDVSLLVAAKHNQLLYDISQWGEDIGVASRATFSRTKTRLEEQGLIETEKVPIEVGRPRLRLLLGDERLREADAEELASVARELLSAVPA; from the coding sequence ATGACAATTAGATCGAGCCAAGTGAGAACATCGGTTGACAAGAACCTCCGGACGATCCTTGCCGAGGAGAGTGGAGAGATCATTGCTGTCGATCTCGACGAAGATTCGACGCGCGAGCTCGTCGAGATACTCGCCGAGAGCGACGACCCGCCGAAAGCGCGCCTGCTCGTCGAGGAAGACGTGCTGAAATGGGTGCGCGATGATTTCGAACTGGCGAGTACAGCGGCGGAATTGCTCGAATCGGATATCCTGGAAGTACGGGCGGCCACCGATCGGTTAGATGGCGCGGTAGTGGTGACTGGGGAGAGAGTTATCTCGCTTCTGACGCCGGATGACGAGCATAGTGCCGCGCTTGTGACCGACGACGAGGAATTCGTTGGGACGGCTCGTAACCACCGGAACGACCTCTGGGAGGGCGGTGAGGAGTTCGCTCTGCGAACGCCGGCGTACACGCGCGTCTTGGACTCGCTCGGCGAGGAATTCAGCTCGGAGATGGTGTCGGAGTTTCGGACTGTGCTGGAGTCAGTTGGGGAGATGGACGACGATGAACTGGATGAGGTCGACGTGAGCCTGCTGGTGGCAGCGAAACACAACCAGTTACTGTACGATATTTCTCAGTGGGGTGAGGATATTGGCGTCGCGAGTAGGGCGACGTTCTCACGAACGAAGACCCGCCTCGAAGAGCAGGGGTTGATCGAGACGGAGAAGGTACCGATTGAGGTCGGACGTCCGCGCTTGCGTCTACTGCTGGGCGATGAGCGCCTGCGCGAGGCGGATGCTGAGGAGTTAGCAAGCGTCGCTCGTGAGTTGTTGTCGGCGGTTCCGGCTTAA
- a CDS encoding twin-arginine translocation signal domain-containing protein, producing the protein MADNADTQSSSTTTEPTTFFSRRGVMKGAAGVIGAGALAGMGLWYGTQPALAASTYEAGEDGNVTVTTNAGEVIDVMIAPVVTLNWDNFGGGVDALDLAVSADVNGDANTPLDVNLTSDSGSFASPGVASIQGDGPGNYTGSTTVTFPETSIMGNTISSSSFPTSVAQGASETQTVGLSLAASGVTSMGGTNVSAEAATLSFDVTVENPDGTMTATIDSSNAAATGADSADETTTTV; encoded by the coding sequence ATGGCAGACAACGCAGACACCCAATCCAGCAGCACCACTACCGAACCAACCACCTTCTTCAGCCGCCGCGGCGTCATGAAAGGAGCCGCCGGTGTCATTGGCGCAGGCGCGCTCGCCGGCATGGGCCTCTGGTACGGGACCCAGCCCGCCCTCGCCGCCAGCACCTATGAAGCAGGCGAGGATGGGAACGTCACCGTCACCACCAACGCCGGTGAGGTCATCGACGTCATGATCGCCCCCGTTGTCACGCTCAACTGGGACAACTTCGGTGGTGGTGTCGATGCGCTAGATCTAGCTGTCAGCGCGGATGTGAATGGAGATGCCAATACACCGCTCGATGTGAACCTCACGTCTGACAGTGGGTCGTTTGCATCTCCGGGTGTTGCGTCGATTCAGGGTGACGGTCCTGGAAACTACACTGGCTCGACTACGGTCACGTTCCCCGAAACCAGCATTATGGGCAACACCATCTCGAGCTCCTCGTTCCCGACCTCGGTCGCACAGGGCGCTTCCGAAACCCAGACCGTGGGCCTCTCGCTTGCTGCGAGCGGTGTTACCTCGATGGGCGGAACAAACGTCTCCGCCGAAGCAGCTACCCTCAGCTTCGATGTCACTGTTGAGAACCCCGATGGGACCATGACCGCAACCATCGACTCCTCGAACGCCGCCGCAACCGGCGCCGATTCGGCGGACGAAACCACCACGACGGTCTAA
- a CDS encoding TRAM domain-containing protein, with translation MVEIPDQLECLFTASVEEDEGSYSIEIPREELDMGRVSAGETYRVVILDEPQPRSESQPAEPSATAVTSSPSTPPVSSGDIREVTIETLGDQGDGIAKVERGYVLIVPEARPEDEVTVEITDVRENFAFTRVQNDSDSSPDR, from the coding sequence ATGGTCGAGATCCCTGACCAGCTGGAGTGTCTGTTCACCGCATCGGTCGAAGAGGATGAAGGCTCTTACAGTATCGAGATACCACGAGAGGAACTCGACATGGGGCGGGTTTCGGCTGGCGAGACCTATCGCGTGGTGATCTTGGACGAGCCCCAGCCAAGAAGTGAGAGTCAACCGGCTGAACCGTCGGCGACAGCAGTGACGTCGTCGCCGTCAACGCCACCGGTATCGAGCGGTGACATCCGCGAGGTGACCATCGAGACGCTGGGCGACCAAGGCGATGGGATCGCGAAAGTCGAGCGCGGATACGTGCTGATCGTCCCAGAAGCGCGCCCCGAGGATGAAGTGACCGTCGAGATCACCGATGTTCGCGAGAATTTCGCGTTCACGCGAGTGCAGAACGACTCAGACAGTTCTCCAGATCGATAA